One Candidatus Zixiibacteriota bacterium genomic window, CCCGCGCCCGATCGCCTCCAGGCGCTCGCGGGCGACTCCGCGTGTCACAAGGTAATCGCGCACCGAGCGCGCCCGCGCCTGGGACAGCTTCAGATTCGCGTCTTCGCCGCCCAGATTATCTGTATGGCAAACGATCGCTGCTCGCACTTCCGGAAACATCTGCAGCAATGCCGCCACCGAGTCCACGGCAATTCCGCGCTCCGCTCGCAGCAGCGTGTCGCCGGGCGCGAACAGCGCGTGCAGTACCTGCCGGCGCAAGTAAACCTCGTAATCCGGACATCCGTGCGCGTCGACAACGATCCCTCCCGCTGTGCCAGGGCATGTATCGAGCGAATCGACGACGCCGTCATCGTCAGAGTCGATCTTCGCGCTGGCGGAGTCGACCCGCGCCGGTAGCGGCACCATCAGAGTCGAATCGGTCGGCGATCGCTGCGGCTGCACTTCGTAGACGCGGCGTTCGGATTCTCTCTCGCGTCGTGGGCGCAACTTCGCGGCACCGCCACGACTGGACGATCGCCCGCCAAAGCTGATCGAGATTCCGGCAACTGCGCTGACAATTCCCCGCGATCGGGAGTCATTGACCCAATCGGCGAAGTCGGTTCCCAAGCCGGTGAGATACATCAGGGTCGTCGTCAGATCGATCGCAATCCGGCTTGAAATCTGATACTCCAGTCCCAGCGCGGCGCTGGCGGCGATTTCCGTGGCCGCCAAATCAGTCTTGCCGCCGTCGCTGGACCGCACCACGAGTCTTGCGCCATCCGCGCGCAAATGTACGCTCCAGAGCACCGCTGCCGCCTGCGCCTGCAAGAACGGCGCCAGTCCACCCCGTTCCTTTAGATAAAGCCGTGGTCCGAAGCTAAGAGTCGTCAGCTTCCAGCGGCGATTGGATCGGTCATTGTCAATATCGAGGAAAGATGCTACGCACGTATCGTTGTCGATCTGGGCGTGTTGTAGCGACGCCGTCAGTGCCAGCCGTTTTGTTAACTGGATTTGCGCATCGAAGCCGAAGGCGGGCGCCAGAAGCCAGATCTGCGCCGAGTCATTGAGTACCGGCTGTAGGACACCGCCGTGAAGCTGAATCGTGTAGACGCGACCGCTGCCGCCGACCGCCGTGGAAGCAACACAAACCGCAGCAAGCAACAGGAGGACAATCCACGCGCGCAGACCCATGATCCGAAGATCGATCAGTTCAACTCGGCGCTCAATACATTTTTTGGATCTGCGCACCGGTGTAATAGTGAGTCAAAATCTCCCGGTAGGTCTGCCCCGCGCGAGCGCGGCCGATGGCGCCGCACTGGCACATGCCGATCCCGTGCCCGTAGCCGCGGCCGCTGACCTGCACCGCCGTCACCAGGCCGGCGGAATCGCGCACCAACTGAAAATCCACATCCGACGAACGCAGGATCCCGCCGCCATTCGGCCGCGTAATCGCCCAGCGAATCTGGTCCTTAGTCAGGTACACGTCGCCGCGCTCAGTGGTGACGCGCAGCGTAATGGCACGACCGCCGGTCGCGCGCGACTGCACCGTCATGGCGAGCAACTGCGTGCCCAGGGTACTCGCATCCTTGCGTCCCGCTTCCAGATACTTGCGAATCGACGCCAGCACCGAATCCGCCGCCAAGGTTTCGTCCCAGGTGTAGTACTTCGACCAATTGCAGAAGGTGTCATCCGGTACGCTCTGCAGGTATGAACGCGGCTCCTTGTCCCAGACGTCGGCTACCGCATCGGTGTGACCGCCGCAGGTCGAGTGGTAGTAGGTCTCGATCAGTTCACCGTCCGCCATCAGGACTTCGCCGCGCGTTTCGCGCAGGGCCTGATCGGTCAGGCGCTGCTCACCGTCGACGCCGATATACACCTGGTCGAGAATCTCGTTAACCATGTCGTATTGTTTGTTGGGATATTTCCCGCGCGTCACCAGCGCATAGGTGCGCGCCGCCACCGCCTGCGCTTTGACTGCTTCATATTCATCCTGATTGCGCCGGCCAATTTCCGGCGCCAGTACGCCGCGCAGATAGTCCTCGAGGTTCAGGACGTTGACGATGTACAAGGTATCGTGGCCGTCGGGATAGAATTCGAAGACACCGCGGAATTTGCGCTTGTCCAGCCACAGCCACGACTTCTTGTCCGCCGACACCGTTACTTTTCTGAGTTTCGTTTCCAGCCGGTTGCCGTCGAGATCGGTCAGGGTCAGATATGAGCCTTCCGCTTCGATCTTCAAATGCGCTGAGGAGTAATAGGCGGACTTCTCATTGTTGACATCCCAGGTGCGCACCACGCAGTCCCCTTTGGCGCCGAATTTGACCTTGTCCGCTGTATGCAGGATGCGCACGCGAATCAGCGGCTTCTTGAGCGCATCGTAACCATCTTGCTTGACCGCGTAGTTCATCCGCGCGCAGGCCAGCATCGACACGACAAACGTGATGATCGCAACGACGAAGGTTCGCATCATGGCAATGATATTTTACCCAGCACCGCTCGACGCGCCGCGCCGGTGACCTGGGGCAAATTCCCTTCCTCACCTTCGATCGCCAGGTTGGCCAGATACGCAAATGTCTCCGCCTCGACGAAATCAACGTTTGACCCGAATTCCGTGGTCAAACCCACGCGTGCCGGCGCAAAATGCTCCTGCAGTCTCTTCCGTAACGTCACGTTATGCGCGCCGCCGCCGCAGACCAGCACCAACGACGGCGACTCATCGCGGCACAGACGTTGCGTCTGGCGCCGGATCGTCACTGCCGTGAACTCCGTCAGCGTCGCTGCCGAATCCTCAGGCTTCAACTCTTTGATCAGTGCCTTGACCGGTTCAGCTTCAAGCAACTTCGCCATTTCCCGGCGATCAAGACTCATCGGCAATGAGCGGGTCACGAACTCACTTCTCAACAATTCTGCCAGCAGTGCGTCATGAACCGCACCGGTGGCTGCCACCGCGCCGCCGGCATCATAATTGCGCCCGCAGGCGCTGCGCATCAAGGTGTCGATCAGGCAATTGCCGGGGCCGGTGTCGGTGGCCAGTACTTCACCGTCGCGTTTGAGTATCGTCACATTGGCGATCCCACCGATATTGACTACCGCCTTCGTTAGCCGCCGCTCGGAAAATCGCAGCGCATGGTAGATCGGCGCCAGCGGCGCCCCGCTGCCCCCGACCGCCAGGTCCGCGCTGCGAAAGTCGCTGACTGTGACCACACGCGTTGCTTTTGCCAGGTACTCCGCCTCACCGATCTGCAATGTGGCGCGCGTCTCGAAACCCGCAACGGTGCGCGGCTGCGACAGGTGGCGCACCGTCTGCCCGTGCGATCCGATCAAATCGATCTGCTCCCGTGCGAGCTGGTGTGTCCGGCAAAACTCGACGACCGCGCCGGCATAGAAGCGACCCAGCGCGTGACTCGTAGCGCTCAACTCCTCCAGTGACACGGCCGCGCTATTCGCCAGTTCAAGCACTTTCTCGCGCAGTTCACCAGGATAGGGCGCTGTCGCTGCCGCCAGGTTCCGCAGTGAGCGATCGAGCAAGTTGACTTCGCAATAGGCTATATCCAATCCGTCCGCCGACGTCCCCGACATCAATCCGAGGGTGCGCCGCGGCATCTTGTTGGTAATCACTTTGATCAAGGGGT contains:
- a CDS encoding OmpA family protein, which produces MGLRAWIVLLLLAAVCVASTAVGGSGRVYTIQLHGGVLQPVLNDSAQIWLLAPAFGFDAQIQLTKRLALTASLQHAQIDNDTCVASFLDIDNDRSNRRWKLTTLSFGPRLYLKERGGLAPFLQAQAAAVLWSVHLRADGARLVVRSSDGGKTDLAATEIAASAALGLEYQISSRIAIDLTTTLMYLTGLGTDFADWVNDSRSRGIVSAVAGISISFGGRSSSRGGAAKLRPRRERESERRVYEVQPQRSPTDSTLMVPLPARVDSASAKIDSDDDGVVDSLDTCPGTAGGIVVDAHGCPDYEVYLRRQVLHALFAPGDTLLRAERGIAVDSVAALLQMFPEVRAAIVCHTDNLGGEDANLKLSQARARSVRDYLVTRGVARERLEAIGRGAVNPIASNRTRAGREQNRRVEIEFRW
- a CDS encoding SpoIID/LytB domain-containing protein; translated protein: MMRTFVVAIITFVVSMLACARMNYAVKQDGYDALKKPLIRVRILHTADKVKFGAKGDCVVRTWDVNNEKSAYYSSAHLKIEAEGSYLTLTDLDGNRLETKLRKVTVSADKKSWLWLDKRKFRGVFEFYPDGHDTLYIVNVLNLEDYLRGVLAPEIGRRNQDEYEAVKAQAVAARTYALVTRGKYPNKQYDMVNEILDQVYIGVDGEQRLTDQALRETRGEVLMADGELIETYYHSTCGGHTDAVADVWDKEPRSYLQSVPDDTFCNWSKYYTWDETLAADSVLASIRKYLEAGRKDASTLGTQLLAMTVQSRATGGRAITLRVTTERGDVYLTKDQIRWAITRPNGGGILRSSDVDFQLVRDSAGLVTAVQVSGRGYGHGIGMCQCGAIGRARAGQTYREILTHYYTGAQIQKMY
- a CDS encoding anhydro-N-acetylmuramic acid kinase, with translation MIHPLIKVITNKMPRRTLGLMSGTSADGLDIAYCEVNLLDRSLRNLAAATAPYPGELREKVLELANSAAVSLEELSATSHALGRFYAGAVVEFCRTHQLAREQIDLIGSHGQTVRHLSQPRTVAGFETRATLQIGEAEYLAKATRVVTVSDFRSADLAVGGSGAPLAPIYHALRFSERRLTKAVVNIGGIANVTILKRDGEVLATDTGPGNCLIDTLMRSACGRNYDAGGAVAATGAVHDALLAELLRSEFVTRSLPMSLDRREMAKLLEAEPVKALIKELKPEDSAATLTEFTAVTIRRQTQRLCRDESPSLVLVCGGGAHNVTLRKRLQEHFAPARVGLTTEFGSNVDFVEAETFAYLANLAIEGEEGNLPQVTGAARRAVLGKISLP